The Polyodon spathula isolate WHYD16114869_AA chromosome 23, ASM1765450v1, whole genome shotgun sequence genome has a window encoding:
- the LOC121297817 gene encoding uncharacterized protein C20orf96-like encodes MAAAPNQLAASLPANFNTADYRKWERQSRKGKGVKHTGRKSSLPPVQQHGSTPLSAYTVSTTTASGKASPTITRTCATTPFCKKQKKKTVRTDPSALHKEDSYRMLQVQIKSKKQMIAEYEAHCAALQEANMRLAAELDTKEGNAVVNAREFLVQYERLGSHISAFSEWSSRQIKEKRADLEDKESMAQKDCDVLAEQLKGMMSKVRTAHGDLYTLKTYKDKKYPVKSLRIAELQQEINKLKETHEDEKEDIEMLAQSERDRLEKLIKNESDCILSGIAERKMSYVPAGIKEMAFHNTVMKKEIEIHKRVAKKLEEKNLELEENITHLLQNKKDIRMEIFNILPKSKCTPDMDVTLNLPREEWLPI; translated from the exons ATGGCCGCAGCCCCCAACCAACTTGCTGCGTCGCTACCTGCGAATTTCAATACCGCG GATTACCGCAAGTGGGAGCGCCAGAGCAGGAAAGGTAAGGGGGTGAAACACACTGGCCGGAAGTCCTCTCTCCCCCCAGTTCAGCAGCACGGCTCCACACCCCTTTCTGCCTACACCGTCTCTACAACGACTGCCTCTG GTAAAGCCAGCCCAACCATAACCAGAACATGTGCAACGACACCTTTCTGtaagaaacaaaagaagaaaactgTTCGAACCGACCCCAGTGCTCTTCACAAAGAGGACAGCTACAGAATGCTCCAG GTGCAGATTAAGTCAAAGAAGCAAATGATTGCAGAGTACGAGGCCCACTGTGCAGCGCTTCAGGAAGCCAACATGAGGCTGGCGGCTGAGTTAGACACGAAGGAGGGGAATGCTGTGGTAAATGCCAGGGAGTTCCTGGTTCAGTATGAGAGACTTGGG agcCATATTTCAGCTTTCAGTGAGTGGAGTAGCAGACAGATTAAGGAAAAAAGAGCTGACCTTGAGGATAAAGAGAGCATGGCGCAGAAAGATTGTGATG TGCTTGCAGAGCAACTGAAAGGAATGATGTCTAAAGTGAGGACAGCCCATGGTGATCTCTACACTCTGAAGACCTATAAGGACAAGAAGTATCCTGTGAAATCCCTGAGGATCGCTGAGCTAcagcaagaaataaacaaactaaagGAGACGCACGAG GATGAAAAGGAAGACATTGAAATGCTGGCGCAGAGTGAAAGGGACAGGCTAGAGAAACTGATCAAGAACGAAAGCGATTGCATTTTGTCAGGGATTGCTGAG CGTAAAATGAGTTACGTTCCAGCTGGTATTAAAGAGATGGCCTTTCACAATACCGTGATGAAGAAAGAAATTGAAATTCACAAACGA gTGGCCaaaaaactggaagaaaaaaatcTTGAACTGGAAGAAAATATTACGCAcctactgcaaaacaaaaaagacatcaGGATGGAAATTTTCAATATACTGCCAAAATCAAa aTGTACTCCAGATATGGACGTGACCCTAAACCTCCCGAGAGAGGAGTGGCTTCCGATCTAG